TACACTGTAGGTGCTCAAGAGATAAATAATGCTGGGGGATTGGATTCTCCATGGGGAGTCTGACCTAGGTGGGGGTAGCTGAGGTCTGAAGATAGAGGAATTCGTTTGGGCGGCTTCTGCCAGAAGAAAGACTGGGCCCCGGGGCAGGAGAACAGTAGTGGTGGGCCGAGGTGCTACCTTCTCACGTGACTTTGTAAGCCGTGGTGAGTATAGTTGTTTTTGGACCCAGCTTTGAGAGGCCATTGAGGGTTAAAGCCAGGACATGACTAATTCCGTTTACACCGTAAGAAGATTTTTCTGGCAACTTAAGAAGGATCAGAGATGCAAGAGTAGACTTAGGGAAACTGAGACAGGAGGCTGCTGTAGTCTAGAAGAGGTGAAGGCAGTTTGGCTTAGGTTGGTGatagtggagatggagagaagtgaagtGGATGGATCTGAGAGGACTTGCAGACCAGAGTGGGGAGGTATGGATTTCAGCTGAGTGGACAGAGGGCCTGCTTATTGAGCTAGTGGACAGTGGAGGGGGGCTGGGATTAAGAGGGAAAATCCTGAGTTTGGTTTTAGACAAGCTTTTGAGGTGCCTTTTAGATACGTGATCCCTCTCCCCAGCAGAACCATCGAATAGGCAAATGGCTGTATGGGTTTGGAGCTTGGAAGAGAGGACCAGGCTGGAGAAACAGATTCGGGAGTTGGCAGCACATACATGGCACTTGACGCCATGGCCATGGCTGGGGTCAgccagggagaaggcagcaagAGGGCAGCCAAGGGAGCAGGCTGTAAGGAACACTAGCATTTAAAGGCTACTCAGGAAAAGGAGAGCCACGAGGCAACAGGAAAGCTAGGAGCGTCTCTGTACCCCCAAGGCCCAGTCCAGAGGTGGCACTTTGGACTGAGAGACGGAATGAGCAAGCTAGAAACATTGTTTCTCTCACTTCAGGATCATGGTTTTGGCAGGAGACACGCTGCCCATTGAGGTGTACTGCCATCTCCCGGTGATGTGTGAGGACCGGAACTTGCCCTACGTCTATATCCCCTCTAAGACGGTGAGGAGCACGTGAGCCCTGACCTTGGTCAGCACTGGAGGACGGGGTCTGGGATCGGTGTGCGGCAGCTTGGGAAAGAGCCCAAGCTTTAGAGTTCAGACAGGCCTGGGTGGATTCTTGACTCTGCTCCTTCCTAGTTGGGGGCTGCAGACAAAGTTCCCTCTCTGCACCTTGGTTTCCTTCTCATAAAATGGGAATACCGTTCCGTGGACtgtgagaaggaagcagaaggtgTACATGGACATGCTTTGTCAACTAAGCTGCCGCACCATGTTAGTCCTCCTGGGTGGGTGCAGTGCTCAGAGCGGGTGTTCTAGGGGCCTGCAGCTGTCCTCATCCTTACAGATAGCAGGGCCCGGTCTGGGGCACAGGGAGTGGGCATGGCTGGGACCTGGAGAGCATAGGCTCTGCCTAAGGAGACAGCCACTGCTGGGCTGGAGCCCTTTCACAGTTGCCATGTGGGAATGTAGGCCCAGTGTCGCTAGACCACAGCTTGAAAATTTGCTGAGTTTAAATGATGGCAACCAATGTGAGATGTTTTTAAGTATAATGTTGATTGAATAGCACTTGTCTGTAGGCTGGATTAGGCTGGCAGGTCACTGGTTTGTGACTCCCTGGCATAAGGCTGTGCGACCTTTTCTCCAAATGGcccttctttccccttttctgcaGGACCTGGGTGCAGCCGCCGGCTCCAAGCGCCCCACCTGTGTGATAATGGTCAAGCCCCACGAGGAATACCAGGAGGCCTATGACGAATGCCTGGAGGAGGTGCGTGCCTTGCCCCCACCCATGTGAAGGACTTGGGGAGCAACCTGGCACCTGCTCTGGAGGCTGCTGGGCTGGCGGCGGGCCAGCTGGGAGCCCTTCTGCTGCCCACTCTCACAGCATCTCCGTCCCGGGGCACGTCTTCTTCCCAGGCAGCTCCAGCAGCCCTTTCACTTCTCCATCAGTGCTGTTTCCTGCTGAGCGTCTGTGAAGACACTTCCGAGAATGTGGTGTGGGGGAAGTAAATGCTAAGACTAAAATGTGGTAAGTCTGTAGGTGTTTTTTTAAGCAGCAGCTGCTGGTAGGGCCAAGGAGTTGGTGGGCAGGAAAAAGTAGAAGCAGCCTCTCTCACCAGAGAACCCAAGGACTTTTCAGAGTGCTCAGTGCTAATGCTTGGCCTCCGGGGCC
The nucleotide sequence above comes from Equus przewalskii isolate Varuska chromosome 13, EquPr2, whole genome shotgun sequence. Encoded proteins:
- the NHP2 gene encoding H/ACA ribonucleoprotein complex subunit 2, which translates into the protein MTKIKADPDGPEAQAEACCGERTYHELLVNLNPIAQPLASRRLTRKLYKCIKKAVKQKQIRRGVKEVQKFINKGEKGIMVLAGDTLPIEVYCHLPVMCEDRNLPYVYIPSKTDLGAAAGSKRPTCVIMVKPHEEYQEAYDECLEEVRALPPPM